Below is a genomic region from Trichoderma asperellum chromosome 2, complete sequence.
GGACGATGGAGGAATTGGGTAGGGCAGAGGCGGATTTTGCGATTCCTATGGGGTTGCATGGGGCGCATCAAGCAAAGGTACGCCTTTGAGGCGAAAGAGCGGTGTTTTCattgtctcttctctcactTCATTCATTTTAATTCCAAATAGTCTTTCTTGTAATCAAAATTGAATAAAAATTGCCTATAACGAGAGCTGCTGCATAGCTGGGTTTCATTGGATTCTGCCTGTACATCTTGTTTGGCAAATAATCAAAATGTATCCATCACCATGACCACAATAGTTGTAATATTACCAAAATTTTTACACTTTACGAGTCATACCTTTTCCTGTCCAgtagaaaataaaactaacAAGAACAAACATGAAGCAAAAGATAAACTCACTCCTCTTCGGCATGATCCCGGCATCCGAAGCCACAAATTGATGCTGCTTCCCTAATAACCCGTATATGCCTGGACGCATTCGGCGTGTTCCCGGGATCGGGGTCGGACATCTCGGGGAACTCGCTGCGagatttttctctctttttctcccccgcCGGCGTTATGCGCGTGGCGCGGCATGGCGAATTGGGGGGCTGGCAGGAGCAGTAGTAGTTAATCGTAGTGCATTATCAGAACTGCTCTGGGGTACATGCGGGCGGATGAAATGAAGGATTGAGGGAGTCAACTcagatgaagctgctgtgGCTACAAACAAGATGAGTAAGATATGAGATatgagagacgagagatgAGAGCAGAGCCGTCATCAATGAAAATTATCAAATGTTTTTTGTAAAGTAGTATTTTTGTGTGTTATGTTTCCACCTATTTTTACAGCTATTCACCCTCGCTACCGTGAACTCCCCTTAGCGGCTGATTTCAAAGCCGGAGGGAATGTGTCCTCGGTCTTTTTGTTCAAGCAGTGGACACGATCCAGTGTTCATCTCCGATAccgtataaaaaaaagggaatgaGAACAGAAAGTAAAGTAAGCGTGCACTGGAACTGCATCCTGGTTACAGAAGCGTTTCAATCTgcatcttttttctctttttcttcttcccttagTCGGTTGACCCCCACACGCCTAGTTTCAGTGATTGTCTTGTTTCCCCAAATCCCATCCTGAACCATTGCTGgcataaaaaagaaaaaaaaaaaaaaaagcgtatGCCCAAACATAGCAAGTAAATATTCATTGCGATTTAATTTTCCCCATCCTCGTTTTTCACCGGCGGCAAAGGCGCACTCTAGGCCGCAACAGCCTCGGCGGTGGGCATTTTCATGCTGGTGCCGCTCAGGTCGGTGGGTTTCCGTGAGGGGTTCTTGGTGTAGTAGTCGGAAATCGCCGACTTGATGGCATCCTCAGCAAGCATGGAGCAATGCACTGGATACATGAGAGTTAGCATTGACTGGCTGGATAAGAATGTGAAGGATAAAGCGACATCATGAGTGATATCACATTGTTAATACGTACGCTTAACGGGGGGGAGGCACAGTTCCTTGGCGATTTCAGTGTTCTTGACCTTGCCAGCGTCATCCAGGCTCATGCCTCGGACAAGCTCGGTCAGGTAACTGCTGGAGGCAATTGCTGAGCCGCAGCCAAAAGTCTTGAACTTGACCTCGGAGATCTTCTGCGTCTCCGGGTCGACGCGAATCTGAAGCTTCATGACATCGCCGCAGGCAGGAGCTCCCACAAGGCCGGTGCCGACGTCAGAATCGCTCTTGTTCATGGAGCCAACGTTGCGCGGCCGCGCATAGTGATCCAGGACCTTCTCGTGATATGATCGCTTGGCCTCGATGGATGCGACGGGCGCGAGCTGTCGAGGGGCGAGAGTTGGTCTGGCGAGGGGAGCGGCCATGGCAGCTCGCCTTGAGACAACGCGGAGTCCTCTGGAGAACATTTTGCTGGAGTTGGATGTGTGGAAAGAGGAGAATGTAGAGATATATGAAGAGGGGTCGCAGATGTGCGTTGGAGCagatgaataaaaaaaaagacagagaTATCGAGAGCCTGCTCAGATGCGATAACTCGGTATTGAGGTAGAGATGGTAAAGCTTTGAAGTGCTGGAGGCGAATTGATGGCGTCGACgtcaagaagattgaagTCGAGCAGAGGTTTGCGAGGTTTGGGTTGTGGAGGCAAGGTTTCGAGGTTGGATGGTGACGGAAAAGAGCCAGAGGCGAAAGAAAGCGTCGCttaaagcagcagcgcaaaaAAGCAGGGATGGCGATTTCGGCCCAGTGCAGCGCATCTCATCAGCGATGGCCGGGCCGGCCAATCAGCGCGCGCGCCCCTCTCGGCCATTACGTCTGTGCAGAGCTTGTGGCAGCTGTGGAGCTCGGACCTTGTCGGAGCCTGCAGCCAATCGGAGCGCCGTGCTTGCCTGAGTCAGCTATCTGATTGGTTTGCCGTACGTAAAGAGTCGTCAACGCTCCGCAAAACGATTGGAAATCAATCTGATAAGATGCACGTGAGACGGGGATTTCGTCACGTGGCCTGGCGACGACGAACGCGAAATTGGGCAGCCCGCTCGGATTTCGACACGTCTCCGAGGAGCTTCTTGGGCGTGCTCTTTTGTTAGTGGCGGCGCGGTCCAACATTTGCGCCGGCTGCAAGAACTACCACCGCCATGTGTACTGTACAGCAGTATGTATCGTCGGTTGAATGAATGCAATAAAGCTCAGTACGGCAGCCATGTGCATATCGTGCAGAGATGGTGAGCTAGACATTGATTGTGCTTCTCGATTTGGGGAAAAAGAGCGAGCGAGCTATATCTACATACTAGCAGTACATGTATCCAGTAGCGCTCAGAACAACCTTGAAGCCAGCAGTCATCTCGCCCGCGTCCCAGCACTGCGGGACAGTCCCCGTCAGCAGAGCAACCCCACAGCCCGAGATCTATTAAATCGACCGCTAAATTCCCAGCGTTGTATCCCATCTTGCCCGTGCCGTCTGATGACTGCATGCTTTGGCAGACTTGTTTGATGCAACAGCAGAGCGAATGAGCAATGCATCTTGACAGGGAGACATGGGCCTATATTCAGCAGATACACATGGCACTCATGACGTCTATACATACTAGGAGTTTCTGGAAATCTAGGTGCTCTTATCCACGGCATTTGAAAGTTAACAGGGCCTGGAAGCTACAATCTGCCGACTGTTACAGCATAGCTACAGCTACAGCACGCCTACAGCACGCCTACAGCACGTTTGCGGCCGATgccagccatggcggcgCTAGTCCTATCCCGTATCTGCGCTGAAGTCATCAAGCTGCCCCTCCAGATCCAAAACTCCGTCATCGA
It encodes:
- the ISU1 gene encoding iron-binding protein (BUSCO:EOG092D4CW1), coding for MFSRGLRVVSRRAAMAAPLARPTLAPRQLAPVASIEAKRSYHEKVLDHYARPRNVGSMNKSDSDVGTGLVGAPACGDVMKLQIRVDPETQKISEVKFKTFGCGSAIASSSYLTELVRGMSLDDAGKVKNTEIAKELCLPPVKLHCSMLAEDAIKSAISDYYTKNPSRKPTDLSGTSMKMPTAEAVAA